A window from Chlamydia gallinacea 08-1274/3 encodes these proteins:
- the hisS gene encoding histidine--tRNA ligase, with amino-acid sequence MKTALPKGVFDIFPYIADAKHMWRNTSLWHKVEHVVHEVCALYGFSEIRTPVFESTSLFLHAGEQSDIVKKEMYTFVDKKGRSLTLRPEGTAPIVRAFIDHLAHQRHENKFYYILPMFRYERQQSGRYRQHHQFGLEAIGVKHPLRDAEVLSLLWQFYTSVGLQNMLLQLNFLGGEGARKRYDAVLREYFSKYFSSLSALSQERYHTNLLRILDSKEPEDQDIIVSAPVILDYISDEDRKYFDQVLSALTDLHIPYTIHPRLVRGLDYYTDIVFEAVTTCEGHSYALGGGGRYDGLIGASGGPRTPACGFGVGLERVIQTLLAQGNLHLPRSHKCRLISLEPQADTFCFLWAQHLRNLGVPTEVDWTHKKLKMALKIADVEQVTFTCPIGERELLSEQFIMKNMSLHQEFSGSKQEIEQRLLYEIQNTSL; translated from the coding sequence GTGAAAACAGCTTTGCCCAAAGGGGTTTTTGATATATTTCCTTACATTGCTGATGCCAAGCATATGTGGAGGAATACTTCCCTATGGCATAAAGTAGAACATGTAGTGCATGAAGTTTGTGCATTGTATGGATTTTCAGAGATTCGTACCCCTGTGTTTGAAAGCACTTCCTTGTTTTTGCATGCAGGAGAACAAAGTGACATTGTTAAGAAGGAAATGTACACTTTTGTAGATAAGAAGGGGAGGTCATTAACGTTGCGCCCTGAGGGCACGGCTCCCATTGTACGTGCATTCATAGATCACCTTGCTCATCAGCGTCACGAAAATAAATTCTACTATATTCTGCCTATGTTTCGTTATGAACGACAGCAATCAGGAAGATATCGACAGCATCATCAATTTGGCCTCGAAGCTATAGGAGTAAAACATCCTTTACGTGATGCAGAAGTTTTAAGTTTGCTTTGGCAGTTTTATACTTCTGTAGGTCTTCAAAATATGTTGCTGCAATTAAATTTTTTAGGAGGGGAGGGGGCGCGTAAGCGTTACGACGCGGTTTTGCGTGAGTATTTTTCTAAGTATTTCTCTTCATTGTCTGCGCTGAGTCAAGAAAGGTACCATACAAATTTATTGAGAATTTTAGATTCCAAAGAACCTGAAGATCAGGATATCATAGTTTCCGCACCAGTGATTCTTGATTATATCTCTGATGAAGATAGGAAATATTTTGATCAAGTATTGTCAGCATTAACAGATTTACATATTCCCTATACAATTCATCCCCGACTGGTCCGTGGGCTAGATTACTATACAGATATTGTTTTTGAAGCAGTAACTACTTGTGAGGGGCATTCTTATGCTTTAGGAGGAGGCGGTCGGTATGATGGTCTGATAGGTGCTTCGGGCGGCCCTAGAACCCCTGCTTGTGGATTTGGCGTAGGGTTAGAAAGAGTGATACAGACTTTGTTGGCTCAAGGGAATCTCCATCTCCCCCGTTCTCACAAGTGCCGATTAATTTCTTTAGAACCTCAAGCAGACACATTTTGTTTTTTATGGGCCCAGCATTTACGTAATTTAGGAGTTCCCACAGAAGTTGATTGGACACATAAAAAATTGAAAATGGCTTTGAAAATAGCAGATGTAGAACAAGTAACTTTTACTTGTCCCATAGGGGAAAGGGAGTTGCTTTCCGAGCAATTCATTATGAAAAATATGTCTTTACATCAAGAGTTCTCTGGTTCGAAGCAGGAGATAGAGCAAAGGTTGCTATATGAAATACAGAACACATCATTGTAA
- a CDS encoding RsmB/NOP family class I SAM-dependent RNA methyltransferase — translation MIPFRLYHLYALLKAVHSTPLGEANRLAMYFKQHRSLGSKDRQWISSRLFAVLRHQRLLEALLTKENKEISPENLVSKLDEGALENIAAYKEFPWPIRYSVSDDLAVCLIKDYGEEKAQEIAKWFLQEAPLSIRVNTRRISVEDLQQSLGYPCTLGETPGSLNFLKRYPLQSSLAFRQGLFEIQDESSQKITLEIPVTKQDRVLDFCAGAGGKSLILAEKARHVVLHDCRQKILQEAKHRLLRAGLRNFSIQRTKSLKNQRFSLVVVDAPCSGSGVFRRHPEKKILFSRQELLQHSYAQRQILEEAVRYVQKGGRLVYITCSLLSLENEKHSAYMLSLGWKPERITHILAPNRGDSFFAAHFIRK, via the coding sequence ATGATCCCATTTCGCTTGTATCATCTCTATGCCTTGCTGAAGGCAGTGCATAGCACTCCCCTAGGGGAAGCAAATCGCTTGGCCATGTACTTTAAACAGCACCGCTCCCTGGGGTCTAAGGATCGTCAGTGGATTAGCTCACGCCTGTTTGCAGTTCTTCGTCACCAACGTTTGTTAGAAGCCCTACTTACAAAGGAAAATAAAGAAATATCTCCCGAGAATTTAGTCTCTAAGTTGGACGAGGGAGCTCTGGAAAATATTGCTGCCTATAAAGAGTTCCCCTGGCCTATACGGTATTCTGTATCTGATGATCTTGCCGTATGCTTAATCAAGGATTATGGAGAGGAAAAAGCTCAGGAAATTGCTAAGTGGTTTTTGCAGGAAGCTCCCCTGTCTATTCGTGTGAACACACGTAGGATTTCCGTAGAGGATCTTCAACAATCTTTAGGTTATCCTTGTACATTGGGAGAAACTCCTGGATCACTAAATTTTTTAAAGAGATATCCTTTACAGTCGAGTTTGGCATTTCGTCAGGGATTATTTGAAATTCAAGATGAATCATCACAAAAAATTACTTTAGAAATTCCTGTAACAAAACAGGACCGTGTTTTAGATTTTTGCGCCGGAGCAGGAGGAAAGAGCCTTATACTTGCTGAAAAAGCACGACATGTTGTTCTACATGATTGTCGTCAAAAGATATTGCAAGAGGCAAAACATCGTTTATTACGTGCAGGGTTAAGAAATTTTTCTATTCAGAGAACAAAGTCTTTAAAGAATCAGCGTTTTTCCCTAGTTGTTGTTGATGCTCCTTGTTCAGGAAGTGGGGTATTCCGACGCCATCCAGAAAAGAAAATTTTATTTTCACGCCAAGAGTTACTACAACATTCCTATGCACAAAGACAAATTCTAGAAGAAGCAGTTCGCTATGTCCAGAAGGGAGGAAGACTTGTCTATATTACCTGTTCCCTACTTTCCTTAGAAAATGAAAAACATAGTGCTTATATGTTGTCTTTAGGATGGAAGCCAGAGCGCATTACTCATATACTTGCTCCAAACCGAGGGGATAGTTTTTTTGCCGCGCATTTTATTCGTAAATAA
- the pgtP gene encoding MFS transporter, whose protein sequence is MNIWTKFFQPPKPIKEIDDPELVKKKYKYWRMRIFYSMFVGYIFYYFTRKSFTFAMPTLMADLGFDKAQLGIIGSTLYITYGISKFVSGVMSDQSNPRYFMALGLIITGLTNIFFGMSSSIFLLALWWGLNGWFQGWGWPPCARLLTHWYSKSERGTWWSVWSTSHNVGGALIPILTGFAIDCCGWRGAMLIPGFLCIGMGFILINRLRDTPQSLGLPTIERYKQEQESQKHKETTADILEEEMEKELSTREILFSYVLTNKWIWLLSIASFFIYVVRMAVNDWSALFLIETKHYVAVTANFCVSLFEIGGLFGMLIAGWLSDKISKGERGPMNVIFSLGLLFSILLMWYNRDQNLWWLDGIFLFIIGFFLFGPQMMIGLAAAELSHKKAAGTASGFTGWFAYFGAAFAGYPLGKIAQDWGWQGFFLALLSCALISLVLFLPTWNASEKNFREKT, encoded by the coding sequence ATGAATATTTGGACTAAATTCTTTCAACCTCCCAAGCCTATTAAGGAAATTGATGATCCAGAATTGGTCAAAAAGAAGTACAAATATTGGAGAATGAGAATCTTTTATAGCATGTTTGTGGGGTACATCTTTTACTACTTCACGCGAAAAAGTTTCACATTCGCTATGCCAACTCTTATGGCAGATCTAGGCTTTGATAAAGCACAGTTAGGAATTATTGGGAGTACATTATACATCACTTACGGCATCAGTAAATTTGTCAGTGGTGTCATGTCTGACCAATCTAATCCTCGTTACTTTATGGCTTTAGGTCTCATTATTACGGGATTAACAAACATCTTCTTTGGAATGTCGTCTTCCATTTTTTTACTTGCTCTATGGTGGGGACTGAACGGTTGGTTTCAAGGATGGGGCTGGCCTCCATGTGCTCGCTTATTAACCCACTGGTATTCTAAATCTGAACGAGGTACTTGGTGGAGCGTATGGAGTACTTCTCATAATGTGGGAGGCGCTCTCATTCCTATTCTTACGGGATTTGCTATTGATTGCTGTGGATGGCGTGGCGCTATGCTGATTCCTGGTTTTTTGTGCATTGGCATGGGTTTTATATTAATTAATCGTCTTCGTGACACGCCACAATCTTTAGGGTTACCTACAATTGAAAGGTATAAACAAGAACAAGAATCACAAAAACACAAGGAAACTACTGCTGATATTTTAGAAGAAGAGATGGAAAAAGAGCTCTCAACTAGAGAAATTCTATTCTCTTATGTTCTAACAAATAAGTGGATCTGGTTACTATCTATCGCTTCTTTCTTTATTTATGTTGTGCGCATGGCAGTGAATGATTGGAGTGCCCTATTCTTAATAGAAACTAAGCATTATGTTGCTGTTACAGCAAATTTCTGTGTGTCTCTATTTGAAATCGGGGGCCTCTTCGGCATGTTAATTGCTGGCTGGCTATCAGATAAAATTTCCAAAGGAGAACGCGGCCCAATGAATGTAATATTCTCCTTGGGCTTACTGTTTTCTATCCTACTCATGTGGTATAATCGCGACCAAAATCTTTGGTGGTTAGATGGAATCTTTCTCTTTATTATTGGATTCTTTTTATTTGGGCCACAAATGATGATTGGTTTAGCAGCTGCTGAATTATCTCATAAAAAAGCAGCAGGAACTGCCAGTGGTTTTACTGGATGGTTTGCTTATTTCGGCGCTGCTTTTGCAGGTTATCCTTTAGGAAAAATAGCTCAAGACTGGGGTTGGCAAGGCTTTTTCTTGGCTTTATTAAGCTGTGCTTTAATATCTCTTGTCTTATTTCTCCCTACATGGAATGCTTCTGAAAAGAATTTTAGAGAAAAAACCTAG
- a CDS encoding tetratricopeptide repeat protein encodes MRSLLQLIFALLLVSSSCYAGPISFEPFLGKLSPQKFTPKYSAQDYLSVGIRNLEHQNYHRASLCFRMITHHFPKDPLYSEALYLTGVCYFKRDQPDLANKVFSLYMELPDAKYSEELFSMKLAIAQSFAQGKRKRIFLLEGFPKLMNADEDALRIYDEILAAFPHKDLGAQALYFKGDLLIMRKELAEATKVFKKLTLQFPQHSLSPKAFVRLSEIYLIQAKKEDHNAQYLKLAKMNEEAMRKQHPNHPLNAVVSSNVRIMNDLYASGLYHSGRFYEKKKKLRAASIYYTTAVETYPDSPFVAKCLKRLDRIAKHS; translated from the coding sequence ATGAGATCTCTTTTACAGTTGATTTTTGCCTTACTGCTTGTGTCTTCTAGTTGTTATGCCGGGCCGATTTCTTTCGAACCTTTTTTAGGAAAACTTTCTCCTCAAAAATTTACCCCCAAATACTCTGCTCAAGACTATCTTTCTGTAGGTATCCGCAATCTAGAACACCAAAATTACCATAGAGCATCGTTATGCTTCAGAATGATTACCCACCATTTTCCGAAAGATCCTTTATATTCTGAAGCCTTGTATCTTACGGGTGTATGTTACTTTAAAAGAGATCAACCGGATTTAGCAAATAAGGTATTTTCCCTATATATGGAACTTCCTGATGCTAAATATTCTGAAGAACTCTTTTCCATGAAGCTTGCTATAGCTCAAAGCTTTGCTCAAGGTAAACGTAAGCGGATTTTCCTTTTAGAAGGCTTTCCTAAATTAATGAACGCTGATGAAGATGCTTTGCGTATTTACGATGAAATTCTTGCGGCATTCCCCCACAAAGATTTGGGAGCGCAGGCCTTATATTTTAAGGGAGACCTGCTTATTATGAGGAAAGAGCTCGCGGAAGCAACAAAAGTATTTAAAAAATTAACACTACAATTTCCCCAACACTCTTTATCTCCTAAAGCATTTGTACGTTTATCTGAAATTTATCTTATCCAAGCTAAAAAAGAAGATCATAATGCCCAATATTTAAAATTAGCTAAAATGAATGAAGAAGCAATGAGAAAACAACATCCCAATCATCCTCTCAATGCTGTAGTTTCTTCTAATGTACGCATTATGAACGACTTATATGCCTCAGGATTGTATCATTCTGGACGCTTCTACGAAAAAAAGAAGAAATTACGTGCTGCAAGTATTTATTATACTACAGCGGTAGAGACTTATCCCGATTCACCATTCGTTGCTAAATGTCTCAAACGATTAGATAGAATAGCAAAACACTCTTAA
- a CDS encoding D-alanyl-D-alanine carboxypeptidase family protein produces the protein MAKAFFHYGLLSLLTWLGTSLIYADIVFPEVQGSSAAVIHENTGKILYSKNIDARIYPASMTKIATALFILRRYPEVLNNFIAVKQEAIASISPQAKKQSGYRSPPYWLETDGVTIHLRNKEEVSGIDLFHALLISSANDAANSLAIACSGSIPEFMHQLNTFLRELGCHDTHLNNPHGLHHPNHYTTARDLLCIMREGLKEPLFRQVIHTSSYTIAATNLNPERTLCTTNKLLVTTSPYYYPSIIGGKTGSTELAGKNLIVSACKNNRSIITIATGYSSMDKLYHDIHALCEAVFNELPLRRYLILPTEKYRLSLGTLGSISLPLPEGVYYDFYASEGEDPCTVTFVPHVTSFPIHQGDLIGHWVFRSSKKETFSRPVYSPYDIVPSPLQRFYIAIRALMFSQRTYVILGLLGLYYKKTRRKVRKPVRYY, from the coding sequence ATGGCTAAGGCATTTTTTCACTATGGACTGCTGAGCTTGCTGACATGGCTAGGGACTTCTCTCATTTATGCTGACATTGTTTTCCCCGAAGTTCAAGGTTCTTCAGCGGCGGTCATTCACGAAAACACTGGTAAGATACTGTATTCCAAAAACATAGACGCGAGGATTTATCCAGCGAGCATGACAAAAATTGCTACAGCCTTATTTATTTTACGTCGCTACCCCGAAGTCTTGAACAACTTTATTGCAGTGAAGCAAGAAGCAATAGCTTCCATCTCCCCGCAAGCAAAAAAGCAATCCGGATACCGTAGTCCTCCCTATTGGCTAGAAACCGACGGAGTAACCATACATCTACGTAATAAAGAAGAAGTCTCCGGAATAGATTTATTTCACGCCCTATTAATTAGTTCCGCTAACGATGCCGCAAATAGCTTAGCAATAGCCTGTTCGGGTTCTATTCCTGAATTTATGCATCAATTAAATACATTTTTACGAGAACTAGGCTGCCACGATACTCATCTAAATAATCCTCATGGATTGCATCATCCGAATCACTATACAACGGCCAGAGACTTGCTTTGTATCATGCGTGAGGGATTGAAGGAACCCTTATTCCGCCAAGTAATTCATACGTCAAGCTATACCATAGCAGCTACAAACCTCAATCCAGAAAGAACACTATGCACAACGAATAAATTACTCGTCACAACATCTCCTTATTACTATCCTTCAATTATCGGGGGAAAAACAGGAAGTACAGAACTTGCAGGGAAAAACTTAATCGTATCTGCTTGTAAAAACAATCGCTCGATCATCACCATTGCTACAGGATACTCTTCCATGGACAAGCTCTATCATGATATTCATGCTCTATGTGAAGCTGTGTTTAATGAACTTCCCTTAAGGCGTTACCTTATACTTCCTACAGAGAAATATCGCTTATCTCTAGGAACCTTGGGCTCTATTTCCTTGCCTCTTCCTGAAGGCGTGTATTATGACTTTTATGCTTCAGAAGGTGAAGATCCCTGCACTGTGACTTTTGTTCCCCATGTTACAAGCTTTCCTATTCATCAAGGAGACCTTATCGGCCATTGGGTATTTCGCTCCTCTAAGAAAGAAACTTTCTCACGTCCCGTATACTCTCCCTATGATATAGTTCCCTCTCCTTTACAACGATTTTATATTGCTATCCGGGCACTCATGTTTTCCCAAAGGACATATGTTATTCTGGGATTATTAGGATTATATTATAAAAAAACACGGCGCAAGGTACGCAAGCCTGTGCGTTATTATTGA
- the dnaE gene encoding DNA polymerase III subunit alpha: MTWIPLHCHSQYSILDATSSIKSFVAKAKEYRIPSLALTDHGNLYGAIEFYKECEQNDIKPIIGCEVYVAPTSRFEKKKEKKSRVANHLILLCKNEEGYRNLCTLSSLAFTEGFYYFPRIDRDLLTQYARGLICLSGCLSGSVAQAALESEEALEKDLLWYQQLFRDDFYTEIQLHKMSEEKISSLNEEWLKHEYHQFIDKQTRVNCAVLEASKRLGIHTVATNDIHYIHPDDWLAHEILLNVQFGETIRIAKQNTYIPNPKRKVYLSREYYFKSPEEMAKIFSDHPETITNTLEVADKCNLKLNFSNKHYPIYVPESLKEKGAYTEEERYIASSEFLKYLCEQGLSTKYTKEALAHIAKKFPNQDPLELVKKRLETEMSIIIPKGMCDYLLIVWDIIHWAKDHGIPVGPGRGSGAGSVMLFLLGITEIEPIRFDLFFERFINPERLSYPDIDIDICMAGRERVINYAIERHGKDNVAQIITFGTMKAKMAVKDVGRTLDVPLAKVNQIAKHIPELHATLTKALETDPNLYELYTHDAEASQVIDMAMRLEGSIRNTGVHAAGVIICGDRLTDHIPICISKDSTMITTQFSMKPVESVGMLKIDFLGLKTLTSIHIAIQAIYRKTGKLLHMASLPLDDKTTFALLHQGKTMGIFQMESKGMQELAKNLRPDSFEEIIAIGALYRPGPMDMIPSFINRKHGKEIIEYDHPLMEPILKETYGIMVYQEQVMQIAGSLASYSLGEGDVLRRAMGKKDINQMLKERTRFCERACKNGIDTELATTIFDKMEKFASYGFNKSHAAAYGLITYTTAYLKANYPKEWLAALLTCDSDDIEKIGKLIHEARSMDICVLPPDINESGTNFVATDQGIRFAMGAIKGIGKGLVESIIEEREKHGPYLSIRNFIQRSDLKKVTKKHAENLIDSGCFDIFEPDRDRALATLESMYDAIAKEKKEAASGVMTFFSLSSMHQEETETLAPDTLVIQRSKKEKLKKEKELLGIYLTEHPMDAVKDILPRLSVVSLGEFDHLPHGAVVRTLFMIDKVTTRLSSKGQKKFAILRISDGIDSYELPIWPEMYAEQQELLEEDCLVYAILSIDKRSDSLRLSCRWMKDLSLINEQILQECDEMFDKIKEQMQKMSFYVNSGKNKNQEKTTMSKTENLRSPTSVVKLSLDLGELRHSHICTLKHILSKYPGSRALSLIFTKDNQKVASISPDTDYFISEDTANLQKDLEHAQLPIRLISI; this comes from the coding sequence ATGACTTGGATTCCTCTTCATTGCCATTCGCAATACTCAATCTTAGACGCGACCAGCTCAATTAAAAGCTTTGTAGCTAAAGCAAAGGAATATCGTATTCCTTCCTTAGCATTAACTGATCACGGCAACCTCTACGGTGCTATTGAATTCTATAAAGAATGTGAACAAAATGATATTAAGCCAATTATTGGCTGTGAAGTTTATGTAGCGCCTACATCTCGTTTCGAGAAAAAAAAAGAAAAAAAAAGTCGCGTCGCCAACCATCTGATTCTTTTATGTAAAAATGAAGAGGGCTATCGTAATCTTTGCACTCTATCTTCTTTAGCATTCACAGAAGGTTTTTATTATTTTCCAAGAATAGATCGTGATCTTCTTACTCAGTATGCACGCGGATTAATTTGTCTTTCTGGTTGTTTATCGGGATCTGTTGCCCAAGCAGCTTTAGAATCCGAGGAAGCTCTTGAAAAGGACTTACTTTGGTATCAACAACTATTTCGTGATGATTTTTATACTGAAATTCAGCTCCATAAAATGTCTGAAGAGAAAATTTCATCTCTCAATGAAGAATGGCTCAAACACGAGTATCATCAGTTTATTGATAAGCAAACTCGAGTGAATTGTGCTGTATTAGAAGCAAGTAAACGCTTAGGTATTCATACAGTAGCAACAAATGATATCCACTATATCCACCCCGATGATTGGCTTGCTCATGAAATTCTGCTTAATGTGCAATTTGGTGAGACTATCCGTATTGCAAAACAAAATACTTATATCCCTAATCCTAAAAGAAAAGTGTATTTGAGCCGGGAGTATTATTTTAAATCTCCCGAAGAAATGGCTAAAATATTTAGCGACCATCCGGAAACCATTACCAATACTTTGGAAGTTGCAGATAAATGTAATCTTAAATTGAATTTTTCAAATAAACATTACCCTATTTATGTCCCAGAATCTTTAAAAGAAAAAGGCGCGTATACTGAAGAAGAACGCTATATTGCCTCCTCTGAATTCTTAAAATATCTTTGCGAACAAGGATTATCTACAAAATATACTAAAGAAGCACTAGCACACATCGCAAAAAAGTTCCCTAATCAAGATCCCCTGGAATTGGTGAAAAAACGTCTGGAGACAGAAATGTCTATTATTATTCCCAAAGGGATGTGTGACTATCTTCTGATTGTTTGGGATATCATCCATTGGGCAAAAGATCACGGTATTCCTGTAGGTCCAGGAAGAGGCTCGGGAGCCGGCTCAGTGATGTTATTTTTACTAGGTATTACAGAAATTGAACCCATCCGCTTTGATCTGTTCTTCGAAAGATTTATCAATCCCGAACGTTTATCCTATCCAGACATCGATATCGACATTTGTATGGCAGGTCGAGAACGTGTAATTAACTATGCTATAGAGCGACATGGCAAAGACAATGTAGCGCAAATCATTACTTTTGGAACCATGAAAGCCAAAATGGCCGTAAAGGACGTAGGAAGAACCTTGGACGTTCCCCTAGCGAAAGTCAATCAAATCGCCAAGCATATCCCTGAGTTACATGCGACTTTAACCAAAGCATTAGAAACAGACCCTAATTTATATGAGCTGTATACTCATGATGCCGAAGCTTCTCAAGTTATTGATATGGCCATGCGTTTAGAGGGATCAATTCGTAATACGGGGGTGCATGCTGCTGGAGTAATTATTTGCGGTGATCGCCTTACTGACCATATTCCCATCTGTATTTCTAAAGATTCTACGATGATTACTACACAATTTTCCATGAAACCTGTGGAAAGTGTGGGCATGCTAAAAATCGATTTTCTTGGATTAAAAACATTAACTAGTATCCACATTGCTATTCAGGCAATTTATAGAAAAACAGGGAAGCTATTGCACATGGCTTCCCTGCCTTTGGACGACAAAACAACTTTTGCCCTTTTACACCAAGGGAAAACTATGGGCATATTTCAAATGGAATCCAAAGGTATGCAAGAATTAGCTAAAAATCTTCGCCCAGATTCTTTTGAAGAAATCATTGCGATAGGTGCTTTATATCGTCCTGGTCCCATGGACATGATTCCCTCGTTTATTAATCGTAAGCATGGGAAAGAAATTATCGAATATGACCATCCCTTAATGGAGCCTATTCTGAAAGAAACCTATGGAATCATGGTCTATCAAGAACAAGTAATGCAAATTGCAGGTTCTTTAGCAAGCTATTCCCTAGGTGAAGGTGATGTTTTACGTCGTGCTATGGGGAAAAAAGATATCAATCAAATGCTCAAAGAGCGCACCCGGTTTTGTGAAAGAGCCTGTAAAAATGGTATTGACACAGAATTAGCAACGACAATTTTTGATAAAATGGAAAAATTTGCTTCTTACGGATTTAATAAATCCCATGCGGCTGCTTACGGTTTAATTACTTATACAACGGCCTACCTTAAAGCAAATTATCCTAAAGAATGGTTAGCTGCCCTACTGACTTGTGATTCTGACGACATTGAAAAAATCGGTAAGCTCATCCATGAAGCACGTAGCATGGATATTTGTGTTTTACCTCCAGATATTAACGAATCAGGAACAAATTTCGTCGCTACAGATCAAGGAATTCGTTTTGCTATGGGAGCCATTAAAGGTATTGGTAAAGGACTTGTAGAAAGTATTATCGAAGAACGAGAAAAACATGGTCCTTATTTAAGCATTCGAAATTTTATCCAGCGTTCTGACTTAAAAAAAGTCACAAAGAAACACGCAGAAAATTTAATCGATTCTGGTTGCTTTGATATTTTTGAACCCGATAGAGACCGGGCTCTTGCCACATTAGAATCTATGTATGATGCCATTGCAAAAGAAAAAAAAGAAGCTGCCTCAGGAGTCATGACATTCTTTTCCTTAAGTTCCATGCATCAAGAGGAAACAGAGACCCTCGCTCCCGATACCCTTGTAATACAAAGATCAAAAAAAGAAAAACTCAAGAAAGAAAAAGAATTACTCGGTATTTACCTTACTGAGCATCCTATGGATGCTGTAAAAGATATTTTGCCCAGGTTATCTGTAGTGAGTCTTGGCGAGTTTGATCATCTTCCTCATGGTGCAGTAGTTCGTACTTTATTTATGATTGACAAAGTGACTACACGCCTTTCTTCCAAAGGGCAAAAAAAATTTGCTATATTACGCATTAGTGATGGTATTGATTCTTATGAATTGCCTATATGGCCAGAAATGTATGCAGAACAACAGGAACTATTAGAGGAAGATTGCTTAGTTTATGCTATTTTATCTATTGATAAGCGTAGCGACTCCTTACGACTTTCCTGCCGATGGATGAAAGATCTCTCTCTCATCAACGAACAAATTCTACAAGAATGCGATGAGATGTTTGACAAAATCAAAGAGCAAATGCAAAAGATGTCGTTCTATGTCAACTCAGGGAAAAATAAAAATCAGGAGAAAACAACGATGTCAAAAACTGAGAATTTACGATCACCCACTTCCGTGGTAAAGCTGTCTCTTGACCTTGGTGAACTCCGTCACAGTCATATATGTACTTTAAAACATATCTTAAGTAAGTACCCTGGGTCACGAGCATTATCATTGATTTTCACTAAAGACAATCAGAAAGTGGCTTCCATCTCTCCAGATACAGACTATTTTATTTCTGAAGACACTGCCAATCTACAGAAAGATCTAGAACATGCTCAGCTTCCTATACGTTTGATTTCCATTTAA
- a CDS encoding LPS assembly lipoprotein LptE encodes MRKILSFLLFCFVSCGCTSCVGYRLVNSSNVLSALGKSIRSEGIDLSPIDNDVLGQLTAAIIYELSKRSLTAHSGETNSRYLLKVRLLNEIDENAGFTYAPNKINDKTPKHFIVSNEGRLSLSAQVQLIDKHSGQVVIDEHVARKSVAFDFEPDLGITNAHQFALGQFEMHNEAIKSAQRVLYAHVAETIVQQVYYDLF; translated from the coding sequence ATGCGTAAGATATTAAGTTTTTTATTGTTTTGTTTCGTCAGTTGTGGGTGCACCTCGTGTGTTGGCTATAGGCTAGTGAATTCTTCTAATGTACTCTCTGCTTTAGGAAAATCCATCCGCTCAGAAGGCATTGATCTTTCTCCCATAGATAATGATGTTTTAGGACAACTGACAGCAGCCATTATTTACGAATTAAGCAAGCGTTCTTTAACAGCACATAGTGGAGAAACAAACTCTCGCTATCTTCTGAAGGTCCGCCTCTTGAATGAGATTGACGAGAATGCAGGTTTTACGTATGCCCCAAATAAAATTAATGATAAGACTCCTAAGCATTTTATAGTTTCTAATGAGGGGCGTTTGTCTTTATCAGCGCAAGTACAATTAATCGACAAGCACTCGGGACAAGTAGTAATTGATGAACACGTCGCACGAAAATCAGTTGCTTTTGATTTTGAACCTGACTTAGGTATCACTAACGCTCATCAGTTTGCTTTAGGACAATTCGAAATGCATAATGAAGCTATAAAGAGCGCTCAGCGTGTATTATATGCTCATGTAGCAGAGACTATTGTTCAACAGGTATACTATGACCTCTTCTAG
- a CDS encoding ATP-binding protein: protein MTSSSGEAVFPALLSELHNMLDFVKHTEQLQAFPKDKLLKLELACEELLVNIISYAYQDSVSPGTITISCDGDPKEFCVTIKDYGTSFNPLTATIDIQTCVPLDERKLGGLGIFLAKNSVDELQYERHANANIVHLKIHNT, encoded by the coding sequence ATGACCTCTTCTAGTGGAGAAGCTGTCTTTCCCGCTCTCCTTAGTGAACTTCACAATATGTTAGACTTTGTTAAACATACTGAGCAACTCCAAGCTTTCCCCAAAGATAAACTATTAAAACTCGAACTTGCCTGTGAGGAGTTGCTTGTGAATATTATTTCCTATGCCTATCAAGACTCTGTCTCACCTGGGACAATTACAATTTCTTGTGATGGAGATCCAAAAGAATTTTGTGTAACCATTAAAGATTATGGGACTTCGTTTAATCCCTTAACTGCAACCATTGATATACAAACGTGCGTGCCTCTAGACGAAAGAAAATTAGGCGGACTAGGGATCTTCCTAGCTAAAAACTCTGTAGATGAACTTCAATATGAACGTCATGCAAATGCTAATATTGTCCATTTAAAAATTCATAATACTTAA